A region of the Geomonas subterranea genome:
CAAGGAGGTGGCCGGTCATCGACTTGGTGGAGGAGACCATCAGCTTGGTGGCGTGATCGCCGAAGACGGTCTTGATCGCCGTGGTCTCGCCGACGTCCCCGAACGGGGTCGAGGTGCCGTGGGCGTTGATGTAGTCGACCTGCTCCGGGTTGATGCCAGCGGTGCGGAGCGCCATCTTCATGCAGCGCGCCGCCCCTTCGCCCCCCGGGGCGGGAGAGGTCAGGTGGTAGGCGTCGCCGGAGAGGCCGTAGCCCACGACTTCACCGTAGATCTTGGCGCCGCGGGCCTTGGCCGCCTCGTACTCCTCGAGCACCACGATGCCGGCTCCCTCCGAGAGGACGAAACCGTCCCTACCCTTGTCGAACGGGCGCGAGGCGCCAGCCGGGTTCTCGTTGTTGGTGGAAAGCGCCTTCATGACGGAGAAGCCGCCGATACCCAGGGGGGTCACGGTGGATTCGGTCCCCCCCGCGATCATGGCGTCGGCGTCGCCGCGCTGGATCATGTGGTAGGCGTCCCCGATGGAGTGGGTGCCGGTGGCGCAGGCGGAGACGGAAGAGACGTTCGGGCCTTTCGCCCCGTATTTTATGGAGATGTGCCCCGGAGCCAGGTTGATGATCAGCATCGGGATGAAGAACGGGGAGACCTTCTTGTACCCCCCCTCCAGCAGCGCGGAGTGGTAACGCTCGATGGCGGGCAGCCCCCCCAGGCCGGCGCCCACCAGGACGCCAACGCGCTCGGCGTTCTCCTCGGTGATCTGCAGACCGGAGTCCTCCATGGCGAAGTGAGCCGCGGCCAGCGCGTACTGGATGAAGAGATCCATCTTCTTGATCTCTTTCTTGTCGATGAAATCCTCAGCGACGAAGTCCTTAACCTCGCCAGCGATCCTCACCGGCAGGTCGGAGGCATCGAAACGGGTGATGGGAGCGATGCCGGACGTGCCGGACAGCAGTGCGTCCCAGTTCTTGCCGTTACCGGTCCCCAGCGGGGAGACCACGCCTACCCCCGTGACAACAACTCTTCTCATACTCTGAACTCTCCTTAGGTACTGTTGACTCATGGCCGCCCGGAGGCGGCATGAAAAAGGGGAAGCATAACTCCCCCCTCTCTACTAGGTGTGATCAGTGATGTAGTCGATTGCGTCCTGA
Encoded here:
- the fabF gene encoding beta-ketoacyl-ACP synthase II, which codes for MRRVVVTGVGVVSPLGTGNGKNWDALLSGTSGIAPITRFDASDLPVRIAGEVKDFVAEDFIDKKEIKKMDLFIQYALAAAHFAMEDSGLQITEENAERVGVLVGAGLGGLPAIERYHSALLEGGYKKVSPFFIPMLIINLAPGHISIKYGAKGPNVSSVSACATGTHSIGDAYHMIQRGDADAMIAGGTESTVTPLGIGGFSVMKALSTNNENPAGASRPFDKGRDGFVLSEGAGIVVLEEYEAAKARGAKIYGEVVGYGLSGDAYHLTSPAPGGEGAARCMKMALRTAGINPEQVDYINAHGTSTPFGDVGETTAIKTVFGDHATKLMVSSTKSMTGHLLGAAGGVEAVFSLMAMQNSVVPPTINYNDPDPECDLDYVPNTAREAKLEYAMSNSFGFGGTNASLLFKRV